The segment CGCTTCCACCACAGCAGCACCAGCACCAGCAGGGGAATGAAAAAACCATGCTGATCCTCCGGATTCCACTCATACGCATGCACCATCCACCCCAGCAGGCTGCCCGTCTTGATGTAACCCAGCGTGCTGTTGCCCCACAGGTGAAACAGCAGAATCCACACCCCCAACAACCCCCAGAACAATTCCCGATGCGGAAATTGCGCCCACGCCGCCAGAATTTCCGCCCCCAACTGGCGCAATTCGGCGCCCAGGCTTTTCCGTTCCTGGACGGGATTGGTTGTCGTTGCTTCCACGCTCATGCGCGTTCTTTCGAGACCCCATCTTATGACACCTGCCGGGCGAAATTCACTCAAAAACACACGGCAATGGCCCGGCCACACGCAGGCCCGCCCATGGCACGGAAACGGGAGGCGGTGAGGACCGGCCTAGGGCGCGGCCGGCGCCTTCCACCGCTCGCGATCGGTCAGAAACAACTGCTCCGGGAATAAATCCGCGTAGGCATGTTTCAACGGAAAACCCGTGGGCACTTCCTGCCGAAGCAGACATTGGGCGATGAACATGCCCCAACCCTGGTTCTCACCCTGCACCCATTGCGTCAAAAACCGGTTGTCCAGCGTTTGCGGCGTCAAATACAGCGCCTTCACCGGATGCTGCCGGTGGATGGCCTGAAAGTCCGCCTCCGAGTTCAACGGCAGCCAGCAGCACGTCCGCTGGCCGTACCAGGCCACCGCCCACGGTATGTCGCTCATCATCAATTCCTCCGGCTGCATCCAGGCGGACACCGCCTGGATCACCCGCGGCGCATAAGGCGGATACGCCATCATCGGCGAGCGGGGCGGCAGCAATTTGACCACCAGCGGCGCCACCGCGATGAGAATGAAGCCCCCCACAAACAGCGGCCGCGCCTCCCACACCGCCGCTCGCGCCTGATCCAGCACCGTGTAAAACAGCGCCACCCCAAACATCACCACCAGCGGCGTCAGCCACACCAGCACGTTCTCCGGCGACACCTCGCGGCCGGTGGTCCGCGGCGAGGCAATCAGGGCCTGCACCGCCGCCAGAAAGAGCAGCGACAGCAGCGTAAAAAGCCGCAGACGGGACAACACCGGGCGCCGGAACGGCACCAACAGCCCCACCAGAAAGAACGCGCTCACCCACGTGCCGCCCATCTGCGGCATATCCTGAGGCACCACCTGCCGCAGCCCCTGCACCAGCTTGAGCGGCAAATCCAGCGCCTCCACATGCGTGAAGTCCGGCTGCAGGGAACGCGGCAGCGTGGTGGCCGGAAAACTGGGCGTGCCCTCATAAACCACATAACTGGCGGCGCCAAAAAAGGCCCCCGTCAGTTGGTAGTTGCGCCACAGCCACGGCGCCACCACCGCGGCGGCCACCAGCAGCGTGACCCCCAGCGCCAGCCAGCGGCGCACGCCCAGATGCGCCACCAAAAAAACCACCACCGGTGCCGCCAGCCACGCAAACGCATACCGCGTCAACACCCCGGCCCCCAACACCAGGCCGGTCAGCGCCGCCAGCCCCGCCATGCGCCAGCCCCCGCAAAACTCCTCCGCGCCGCGCTCCATCCAGACCAGGCACCACACCAGCGCCAGCACCCACACCATCACCAGCAGGGTGGAGCCGCCGCTCATGCTGAATCGCCACAGCAACTCCGTCCCCATCAACACCACCGCCGTCAGCCAGGCCACGTTTTCATCCAACAACCGCCGCGCCAGTGTGTACGCCAGCCACACCAGCACGAAAAACAGCGCCTGATTCAGCAGCACAATCGCCAGCTCCGGCAGATGCCGCGTGGGCCGCCCCTCGCCGCTGATCACCTCGTCCAGCGGCCACAGCTTCATCAGCCCCGCCAGCAACGCGGGATAAACCGGCGGATGCCGCACCTCCGGCATCGGCCCGCCCAGTCGCGCCGGCGCCAGCACGGCCTCGAATGCCTGCCGTTGCTCGGCGGTCCATTGCGATTCATCCGCCGGCAGCTTGCGCCGCGCCGCCTCGGCCTGCACCACGGCCTGTTTCTGCAGCAAATACACGCACAACGGATGTATCGAGCGGGTGACGTAACCCTCCCCCCGGGCCAGATTTCGCCCCAACTGGGCCAGCTCCATCGTGTCCGGCTGTTCAAAGTTGCGCCACACCCGCACATCATAAACCGCCGCCAGCCCCACCACGCTGAGCAGCAACAACACAAACTTGAGCGACCGGTTCCCGGCGCCTTCCGTCCAATGATAAATCCATTCCTGGATGCCCGACATAACGCACTGCCTTCCGCGGCCCGCGCCTCCACTCGCGCAAGCTTGCCAGCCAACATGGAGGCTGGCCCGGCCCGGCGCAAGATAATTATCCACACCGCCCGCCCCCGCTTCGCGATTGGTCCCGCCGCCCCGCCCTTCCTGCATTACCCCTTGCCCCCGCGCCGTCCCATCTTCATCATTTCAGCTATGCGCACCACCTGCTTTGCCTGCCTGACCGGCCTGCTCCTGCTGGCCGCCAACCTTCCAGCCGCCGCCCCGCTGCCCGCCGCCCCATCCCTGCCGCCGCATCCGCGCCTGCTGTTCACCGCCCGGGATTTGCCGGTGATTCAGGAGCGCATCGCGCAGCAACCATGGGCCCAATCTTTTTTCCACCAGTTGCAGGCGCGGGCCGACGGCTGGCTCCCGCGCGCCATCGAGCTCCCACCGCGCGGCGGCCAGTGGTATCATTATTACTCCTGCCCCAAACACGGCGCCCGCCTGCGCCAGGAAGGCCCCTCCCGCCATGTCTGCCCGGTGGATGGCGAGGTGCTCACCGGTTATCCCTATGACGATGTAGTCTTGATGACCGAGCACAACCGCCTGGCCACGGCCGCCCGCGAGCTGGGCATCGTTTATCAAATCACCCGCAAACCCGCCTATGCCGCCAAGGCCCGGGAAATCCTGCTCGCCTACGCCGCCAAATATGAAAGCTATCCGCTGCACGACATCCGCGGCGAAGCCAAAATTGGCGGCGGCAAGGTGGGCCCCCAAACGCTGGATGAATCCACCTGGCTGATCACGCTCCTGGGCGGCGCCGATACCGTCTGGAGCACCCTCACCGACGCCGAGCGCCAGCAGCTCACCACCGGACTGCTCCTCCCCGCCACCCGCCTCATCCGTGAACACAAGATGGGCATCCACAACATTCAATGCTGGAAAAACTCCGCCGTGGGCATGACCGGCCTCTTGTTGGGCGACATGGCGCTGGTGGACGAGGCCCTCCACGGCCCCAGCGGCTTTCACGCGCAAATGGCCCGGGGCGTCAGCGCCGACGGCCCCTGGTATGAAAATGCCTGGGGCTACCATTTCTACACCATGGCCGCCCTGGCGCCGCTGGCCGAGGCGGCCTTTCATTGCGGCATCCCTCTCTACGGCCCCGAGTTCAAACGCATGTTTGACGCGCCGTTGCGCCTCTGCATGCCGGACTTCCAACTGCCCGCCTTCAATGACTCGCACACCGTCTCCGTCCTCCAGGCCGCCCACCTCTACGAGCTGGCCTGGGCGCGCTACCAGGACCCGGCCTACGCCGTGATCTTGAGCCGCTACCCCCGCCAATCCGAGCACGCCCTGCTGGCCGGACGCACTGAACTCGGTCCCCCCCGCGACTTCGCGCCCCGCAGCGGCAACCACCCCGCCACCGGCAACGCCGTGCTCTGCGCCGGCACCGGCACCAACGCCCTCTGGCTCTGCCTCGACTACGGCCCCCACGGCGGCGGACACGGGCACCCGGACAAACTGGCCTTTGTGAGCTGGACCCTGGGCCGCATTCAAGCCCCCGACCCCGGCACCGCCAACTACGGCGTGCCCATCCAGGCCGGCTGGTACCGCACCACCATCGCCCACAACACCCTCACCGTGGATGAAACCTCCCAGCGCCCCGCCGAAGGCAAATGCGAGGCGTTCTTCGCCACCAACGACCTCGCCGCCGTGACGGCCGTCGCGGGCGACATCTACGACGGCGTGACCTTTCGCCGCACCATCGCCCTCCTCGGCCGCCAACATCTGCTGTTTCTGGATCAGGTCTCCGCGGCCCGCGAGCACACCCTCGACTTCGCCTATTACAACCACGGCCAACTGGAGCCGCCGCCCGGGGCGCAACCGTTCTCGCCCCCGCAGAAACCGGGCTACAGCTATTGGCGGGACACCCGCAGCCTCACCCGCGACCAGGGCCTCCGCCTCCGTTGGACGGTGGGCCCCGGCCAGACCCTGCACTGGGTCTCCGCCCCGGCCGGCCGTCCCCTCACCTACCTCACCGGCACCGGCGTGGGGGCGCACACCGAAGACCGCGTGCCCATGGTGGTCACCCGGCTCCAAGCCCGCGAGGCCGCGCTCGCCTGGGCGGTGGCCGTCAACACCCCGGAGCCGCCCCAGGTGGAACTGCTGCCCGTCTCCAACGCCGCCGGCCAGGCCGTGCCAGGAAACCTGGCCCTCGCCGCGCGGCTGCGGGACGGCCCGCGCACCTGGCTCGTGGTGGTCAATGCCACAGGGACGCCGCTCCGCGTCCTCGGACAGGAGCTCCCCGCCCGCCTGACCCTCCTGACGGAAGCCCCCGGACAACCGCTGCGCCGACAGGCTGAAGCCAACGGCCCGTAAGCCGGCGCCCTGGCCCCAAACCGGCCCCACGCCCAGGGCACGCCCCCTTGCGCCTGTTCTTTGTGCGTGATTTGCCCCCCTTTTCTGGCTTAAGCTGCGGCCATGAGCAGTTGGCGTAGATGTTTGACCTTGTGGCTGGGCGTGCTGCTGGCGGCCAGCCTTCTGGCCAGCCCGGAGGAGCAGTACGTCCGGGTTTATGATCTCATTCAACAGGGCGATCAACTCATGGAAAGCGGCCGGGGCGCCGAAGCCCTGCCCAAGTACCGCCTGGCCCTGCAGGAATTGCAGCGCCTGCAGGCCAATTTCCCCGGCTGGAATGACAAGGTGGTCACCTACCGCCTGAATTACTTGAACGGCAAAATCAAGGCCCTCGCCGAGCAAACCCCGGCCGCGCCCGCGCCGCCCGCTGCGCCGCCGTCTCCCACCCCCGCCCCGGCACCCGCCGCTCCCGCCCCTTCTCCTGCGCCCATCCCGCCGGCCACCGCTGAAGAATTGGAAACCCTGCGCGCCCAGGTCAAACAACTGCAGAGTGACCGGCTGCTGCTGGAGGCCAAATTGCGCGAAGCCCTCTCCGCCCAGCCGGCCGGCGCGGACCCCCGCGAACTGGCCCGCGCCGAGGAGCGCATCCGCAACCTGGAAAAAGAACGGGATCTCCTGCAGGTCACCTTGCAACAGGAAAAAGACCGTGCCGCCCGGGCCGTGCCGCCCGAAAAACTCAACGAGCTGCAGCGCGCCCTCAAAGAAACCCAGCAACGCCTCGACAAACAACAGGAGCAGACCGCCGCCCTCCAAAAGGAGCGCGAACAACTGCGCGCCCAATTGCAGGAACAACAATCCCGCGGCAAAGGCCAGGCCGAAGCCTCCCGCACCGCCCTGGCCGAGGCCGAGCAGAAACTGGCCCGCGCCCAGGAGGCCATGGACAACCTCCGCCGCGAAAAAACCGCCGTCGAACAACAACTGGTGGAGGCCCGGGCGCAACTGGCCGCCGCCCCCACCGCCGAAGACCTCCGCAAATCCCAGGACGCCCTGGCCGAAGTCCGCCGCCTGCTGCAAACCGCCGAAGCCGACGCCGCCACCGCCCGGGCCGAGCGCCAGGCCGAGGCGGAAAACGCCCGGCAACTGGCCCGGCAGCTCGAGACGTTCAAAGAACAGCTTGCCCGCCAAAGCGCCGCCGCCGAACAACTGGCGCGGGAAAAGGAGGCCCTGCAAAAACAAGTGGCCGAAGAACAGGCCAAAGCCGGCAACAAGGTGGATCCCGCCGAGTTGAAAAAGGCCCAGGAGGCCCTCGCCGCCACCCAGAAGAAACTGGAGGAAACCACCACGCAAATGGCGGCGCTGCAGAAGGAAAAAGAGGCCCTGCAGGAAAGTTTGAAAAAGCAAACCCCGGAGAACGCGCTGGCCCGCTCCTACGAAGCCGAAAACCTCAGCCTGAAAAAACAGTTGTTTGAGCTTCAGCAGCGGCTCCAGGCCCTCCTCCCGCAGGTGGAACAGGGCGGCGCCGAACTGGAACGCGCCCGCCAGCAGCAGGCCGCCCTGCAGTCCGCCCTCGAAGCATTGAAGCAGGAAAAGGAGCTGCTCGCCCGCCAGCTTCAGCAGGCCACCAACGCCCCGCCGCCCCAGGACCCGCGGCTGGCGGAGGCCGAAAAACAACTGGCCGCCCTCCAACAAAAGGCCGCCGCGCTGCAGGAGCAGACCGCCACCCTCCAGCGCGAGCGCGAGGTCCTGCAATCCGCCCGGCAGGATTTGGAAAAGCGGCTCAAAGCCACCCAGACCGAATACGAGCGCCTGCGCGCTCAGGATATGGAACGCCTCCGCCGCCTCGAACAGGAACTGCTGGCCGCCCAACAAACCCAGCAGGAGCGCGAGCAGCAACTGGCCGCCCTGAAAAAGGAACAGCAAATCCTGGAAACCCGCCTCGCCGCCCTCCTCTCCGAAAAAGAGCGCGCCTCCAGCAGCAAAAGCCGTGACAACCGCCGGCTCAAGGAGCTGGAAAATGAGCGCGAGCAGCTCCAGAAAAAACTCAATGAAACCCAGCGCGATTTGTACGCCCTCCGCCAGCGCGCCACCGCCGCCGACGATTTGAACCGGCAGATGCTCTCCCTGCGCGCCCGCCTGGAGGCCTATGAAATCAAACGTGTCCCCCTCAGCCCCGAAGAGCTGGCCCTGTTAAAAGCCCCGCCCACCCGCCCCCAGCCGCCCGCCAAGCCCACCAAGGCCGACGCCGCCCTGACCCAGGTCTTCCTCGAAGCCCGCCGGCACGCCGAGGCGGGCCGCCTCCCCGAAGCGGAGCAGAAACTGGCCGGCGCCGCCCGCCAGCCCAACCCCAGCCTGCAGGCCCTGCATCAACTGGCGGCCGTCCAGCTTGACCAGAAAAAGCTGGCGGAAGCCGAGCAGACCATTCAACAAGGCCTCGCCGCCGACGCCCAGCACGCCGGCCTGCTTTATCAGTTGGGCATTCTGCGTTTTGAGCAGGGGCGCCTCGACGACGCCATCGCCGCCCTCGGCCAGTCGCTCAAGAGCGATCCCCAGCGCGCCGACGTGTACAATTACCTCGGCTTCGTGCTGGGCAAAAAGGGCCTGGTGCGCGAATCCGAAAGCGCCTTTCGCAAGGCCCTGCAACTCGACGCCTCCCTCGCCTCCGCCCACCTGAATCTCGCGTGGGTCTATGCCCATCAACAACCCCCCTCCCCCGCCCTGGCCCAGTGGCATTACCAAAAAGCCCTCGCCGGCGGCGCGGCCCCGCACCCGGAACTGGAGGCCAAACTCAAAGCCTTGACCGCGCAACCTTGATCCCCCCATGCTGCGCCAGGAATTGCATGAACTGACCGTGCCCACCCGCGGCCGCGGCTTTTATGAGTTCACCGACGAAGTGGCCGCGCTGGTGCGGCGCAGCGGCCTCACCACCGGCCTGGCCACCCTGCATCTGCAGCACACCTCCGCCTCGCTGCTCATCCAGGAAAATGCCGACCCCGAAGTGCGCCGCGACCTGGAGCGCTTCATGGCCCGGCTCGCCCCCGATGGCGATCCCCTTTTCCGCCACACCTGCGAAGGGGATGACGACATGCCCGCCCACGTCCGCACCGCGCTCACGGCGGTCAACCTGAGCATTCCCATCGTGGCGGGGCGGCTCGCCCTGGGCACCTGGCAGGGCATTTACCTCTGGGAGCACCGTTACGCCTCGCACCGCCGCCGCGTAGTGGTGCATCTGCTCGGCGAGTAACGCGGCCCACGCCCATAATTCCAGCAGGCCCATCTGCCCCGCCCCAACCGCCCATCCCGCACCGGCTGCATTCCCCCATTGCCTAAAGCCCCGCTTCGACCTATGCTGCCCGCATGAAACCTGCATTGTCCCTCCCTGCCCTGGGTCTGGTCCTCCTGACGGCCCTGGCCCTGAATGCCGCCGAAAGCAAAATCATCGCCCCCGGCGCCAAGCTGGAGCTGCTGGCAGATGGTTTCAAATTCACCGAAGGCCCCGCCGCCGATGCCGAAGGCAACGTGTATTTCACCGATCAACCCAACGACCGCATCATGAAATGGAGCGTGGACGGCCGGCTTTCCACCTTCCTGCAGCCCTGCGGCCGCGCCAATGGCCTTTATTTTGACCTGAACGGCCATTTGCTGGCCTGCGCTGATGAAAAAAACGAGCTGTGGTCCATTGACAAAAACGGCCAGCACACCGTGCTGGTCAAGGATTACCAGGGCAAGCTCCTCAACGGCCCCAATGACCTCTGGGTTCATCCCAAGGGCTGGATTTATTTCACCGACCCCCTCTACAAGCGCCCCTACTGGAAGCGGGGCGACATGGAGCAGGACGGCCAGCACGTTTATCGGGTCAGCGCCGACCGCAAAACCGTCACGCGCGTGATTAATGATCTCCGCCAGCCCAATGGCATCATCGGCACCCCCGACGGCCGGACGCTCTACGTCGCCGACATCGGCGCCCGCCGCACCTATGTCTATGACCTGGATGCCAACGGCCAGCCCACCAACAAACGCCTCTTTTGCGAGCTGGGCTCCGATGGCATGACCCTCGACAACGAAGGCAATGTCTATCTCACCGGCCGCGGCGTCAGTGTCTTCGACAAAAACGGCCAGAAAATTGAACAGATTGACGTGCCCAAAGGCTGGACCGCCAATGTCACCTTCGGCGGCCGGGAGCGCAACCTCCTCTTCATCACCGCCAGCGATGCCGTTTATGGCCTGAAAATGCGCGTCAAGGGCGCCCAGTAACCGCTCGCAGGCCCCGCCAAAGCCGCGAGCGCCCCCCAGGCGCCTTTTATTCCACCGGCAGCACCCGGTAAAACCGCCGGGGCTGGCCCACGCCGGAAGCATCCATCAACACCTGCGGCGTGGTGCTCAGCGTCAGGTTGGTCAACACCTGCCAGCGCGCGTTGGACTGCAAATCCGTCGTGAACTCGACCTGATACCTTCGCCCCACCACGCCCTGGATGGCCAAACTGGGCACCATGGCCACGGAGACCCCGACCGGCGACGGCGGCGGCTCCTGAAACAGCCGGAGGTTGTCCAGCCGGTAAGTCACCCTGGCCGCGCCCAACCCCCAGCCGTCGGTGCCGGCCAGGTGGGCCCGGCTGATGCCCAACCGCTTCATCCCGGGGGGGAAAGCCTCCACCTGCATATCCAAAAAGCCCACCAACGTGCCCGTGTCACGTTCCAGCACGTGCAGCGCCAGCCGGTCATGCGGGGCATCGTAAAACAGGCGGCAGCGATACCACAATCCCTCCTGCCATGACGGCGCACATTGATTGCGGCCCACCCCGCCCCCGTACAACAAAAAACCGCGCCCGCAATCCATGTGGCCCATCTCCATCGCCGCCGAGCCGGGCATCACGATGTTCATCGCCTCATCCCAAAAACCAAACGTCAGTCCCGCGCCGTACTCGCACGATTCCACCATCAGCTCCCATTCCAAATGCCAGGAACGATTCGGATTGAATTCCGGCAGAGGCACAAAGGCCGTCGTCCCCTGCTGGTTGGTCAAGGTGCCCCGCAGGACGCCCACGGCCCCATCCCAGACGACACTGCCCGGATGCGATGTCGTCCAGCCCGGGGCCGCCGCGAAGTCCTGGGCGTGTTGCACCGTCCCCCCGGTTTCCGGCAGGATGATGTCCATGGCAATGAGGTAGCGCCAGCAGAGGTACAACCGGCGGCCGTCGGCGCTGATTTCCAGATCGCCGGTCTCTTCCCCGTGGCGCTCGGAGCGCCCCACCTCCCGCAGAGTCTCGGCATCCAGCACAATCACGCTCTGCGCCGAGGGCGAATGCACAAACAAATATCGGCCGTTGGGATGCAGGACCATGTCCGCCGCCACAAAATCCACGTCATGCTCGGTCAGCGTCCAGGTCTCGCGGTTGACCTCCCAGATTTTACGGTTGAAAT is part of the Verrucomicrobiia bacterium genome and harbors:
- a CDS encoding SMP-30/gluconolactonase/LRE family protein, translating into MKPALSLPALGLVLLTALALNAAESKIIAPGAKLELLADGFKFTEGPAADAEGNVYFTDQPNDRIMKWSVDGRLSTFLQPCGRANGLYFDLNGHLLACADEKNELWSIDKNGQHTVLVKDYQGKLLNGPNDLWVHPKGWIYFTDPLYKRPYWKRGDMEQDGQHVYRVSADRKTVTRVINDLRQPNGIIGTPDGRTLYVADIGARRTYVYDLDANGQPTNKRLFCELGSDGMTLDNEGNVYLTGRGVSVFDKNGQKIEQIDVPKGWTANVTFGGRERNLLFITASDAVYGLKMRVKGAQ
- a CDS encoding secondary thiamine-phosphate synthase enzyme YjbQ translates to MLRQELHELTVPTRGRGFYEFTDEVAALVRRSGLTTGLATLHLQHTSASLLIQENADPEVRRDLERFMARLAPDGDPLFRHTCEGDDDMPAHVRTALTAVNLSIPIVAGRLALGTWQGIYLWEHRYASHRRRVVVHLLGE
- a CDS encoding tetratricopeptide repeat protein → MSSWRRCLTLWLGVLLAASLLASPEEQYVRVYDLIQQGDQLMESGRGAEALPKYRLALQELQRLQANFPGWNDKVVTYRLNYLNGKIKALAEQTPAAPAPPAAPPSPTPAPAPAAPAPSPAPIPPATAEELETLRAQVKQLQSDRLLLEAKLREALSAQPAGADPRELARAEERIRNLEKERDLLQVTLQQEKDRAARAVPPEKLNELQRALKETQQRLDKQQEQTAALQKEREQLRAQLQEQQSRGKGQAEASRTALAEAEQKLARAQEAMDNLRREKTAVEQQLVEARAQLAAAPTAEDLRKSQDALAEVRRLLQTAEADAATARAERQAEAENARQLARQLETFKEQLARQSAAAEQLAREKEALQKQVAEEQAKAGNKVDPAELKKAQEALAATQKKLEETTTQMAALQKEKEALQESLKKQTPENALARSYEAENLSLKKQLFELQQRLQALLPQVEQGGAELERARQQQAALQSALEALKQEKELLARQLQQATNAPPPQDPRLAEAEKQLAALQQKAAALQEQTATLQREREVLQSARQDLEKRLKATQTEYERLRAQDMERLRRLEQELLAAQQTQQEREQQLAALKKEQQILETRLAALLSEKERASSSKSRDNRRLKELENEREQLQKKLNETQRDLYALRQRATAADDLNRQMLSLRARLEAYEIKRVPLSPEELALLKAPPTRPQPPAKPTKADAALTQVFLEARRHAEAGRLPEAEQKLAGAARQPNPSLQALHQLAAVQLDQKKLAEAEQTIQQGLAADAQHAGLLYQLGILRFEQGRLDDAIAALGQSLKSDPQRADVYNYLGFVLGKKGLVRESESAFRKALQLDASLASAHLNLAWVYAHQQPPSPALAQWHYQKALAGGAAPHPELEAKLKALTAQP
- a CDS encoding heparinase II/III family protein, yielding MRTTCFACLTGLLLLAANLPAAAPLPAAPSLPPHPRLLFTARDLPVIQERIAQQPWAQSFFHQLQARADGWLPRAIELPPRGGQWYHYYSCPKHGARLRQEGPSRHVCPVDGEVLTGYPYDDVVLMTEHNRLATAARELGIVYQITRKPAYAAKAREILLAYAAKYESYPLHDIRGEAKIGGGKVGPQTLDESTWLITLLGGADTVWSTLTDAERQQLTTGLLLPATRLIREHKMGIHNIQCWKNSAVGMTGLLLGDMALVDEALHGPSGFHAQMARGVSADGPWYENAWGYHFYTMAALAPLAEAAFHCGIPLYGPEFKRMFDAPLRLCMPDFQLPAFNDSHTVSVLQAAHLYELAWARYQDPAYAVILSRYPRQSEHALLAGRTELGPPRDFAPRSGNHPATGNAVLCAGTGTNALWLCLDYGPHGGGHGHPDKLAFVSWTLGRIQAPDPGTANYGVPIQAGWYRTTIAHNTLTVDETSQRPAEGKCEAFFATNDLAAVTAVAGDIYDGVTFRRTIALLGRQHLLFLDQVSAAREHTLDFAYYNHGQLEPPPGAQPFSPPQKPGYSYWRDTRSLTRDQGLRLRWTVGPGQTLHWVSAPAGRPLTYLTGTGVGAHTEDRVPMVVTRLQAREAALAWAVAVNTPEPPQVELLPVSNAAGQAVPGNLALAARLRDGPRTWLVVVNATGTPLRVLGQELPARLTLLTEAPGQPLRRQAEANGP